In the Malassezia vespertilionis chromosome 3, complete sequence genome, one interval contains:
- a CDS encoding uncharacterized protein (EggNog:ENOG503NW72; COG:A): MAEERGASPERWTSRPLSGEVSALGASHTRARPPHGVLRATAPPGNNNALWRGKELVYGLNSKLSLQNLPNIPLKLGARNASNPVSGFVHGMLRRLNGSEYESLDKVRERHRRVHFRVEDMVHTYAIAHTEAPSAEGATRRRLEQEYTKRAMRLRSRAWLPQELQGLYRMCCRAREEQPLVSVLAVFEQAASWTHTERALDFTAVHLRHGSIALADALGAPMGLTAVVLEACALADSDACALVHALALQGSVRKLSLAGNPAVRLDAWQAVGALLSCTLTHLDVSENVLSQSDVCALLASMLGPIPSSEGHGARNAVLTRLQMEQCQLKTGALETIAHAVRASALRHLSLRRNRLGPACAEALALSLVDYPGAWEEHARKMQDSYGQRIARVQDLYGTEAPGSVSKALLHGTPVEHVAEREAQRAQLQSHVATLHNTLAHVPRIGELRILDLKSNHLGASVAWLGHALKANRTLRVLSVNENQVPPEGLAELASALWYNRTLETLDLGRNPCCGPDLAGVLALRVLLAVHPGLRRVFLPETQLTSGAFVALAECLPDAHTLHHLDLSRNSLSLVGIMALELAMRENITMRCLDLTIDPSDEETVPIARKIYQVCVANTEAAQARAANDAHARQIGAPLAASALGAALRAASAAPTLAEALVVARRVLEDADGGKTLFALAKAQSTLLHVLQQTTDAEEGLFDEALRVNEALLCAIDAYKSGGDTETRATRPPARPTLDTDLVQQLESPRSPNVQRANGLLTEESEVFRMTKNLEAEHDGPAHVSPDHESNPARHMLAEQFYDEDKTGAELRHEILEATHHDVA; this comes from the coding sequence ATggccgaggagcgcgggGCGAGTCCCGAGCGTTGGACGTCGCGACCGCTGTCGGGAGAAGTGAGTGCGCTCGGTGCCTCGCACACACGCGCTAGGCCGCCACACGGTGTGCTGCgtgcgacggcgccgcccgGCAACAACAATGCGCTatggcgcggcaaagagctcgTGTACGGCCTCAACAGCAAGCTGTCGCTGCAGAACCTTCCCAACATTCCTCTGAAGCTGGGCGCGCGGAATGCCAGCAACCCCGTCTCGGGGTTCGTGCAcggcatgctgcgccgcttgaaCGGCAGCGAGTACGAATCGCTCgacaaggtgcgcgagcgccatcgccgcgtgCACTTCCGCGTAGAAGATATGGTGCACACGTACGCCATCGCGCATACCGAGGCGCCCAGCGCAGAAGGTgccacgcgccgcaggctCGAGCAAGAGTATACtaagcgcgcgatgcgtctgcgctcgcgcgcgtggctcCCGCAGGAGCTCCAGGGGCTGTATAGGatgtgctgccgcgcgcgcgaggagcagcCGCTCGTGTCTGTCTTGGCCGTGTTCGAGCAggcggcgagctggacacacacggagcgcgcgctcgacttTACCGCCGTGCACCTCCGCCACGgcagcatcgcgcttgccgacgcgctcggcgcgcccaTGGGCCTCACGGCCGTCGTGCTCGAGGCCTGTGCGCTTGCAGACAGCGACGCGTGTGCCCttgtgcacgcgctcgcctTGCAAGGCTCGGTGCGCAAGCTCAGCCTCGCGGGCAACCCCGCGGTGCGGCTCGATGCGTGGCAggccgtcggcgcgctgctctctTGCACGCTGACGCACCTCGACGTGTCGGAGAATGTACTCTCGCAGAGCGACGTGTGCGCTTTGCTTGCCTCGATGCTCGGGCCGATCCCTTCTTCCGAAGGACACGgtgcgcgcaatgccgtGCTGACGCGCCTGCAGATGGAGCAGTGCCAGCTCAAGAcgggcgcgctggaaacgattgcgcacgcagtgcgtgcctctgcgctgcggcacctctccttgcggcgcaacaGGCTCGGCCCCGCGTGTGctgaagcgcttgcgctctcGCTTGTAGACTACCCCGGCGCATGGGAAGAGCACGCGCGGAAAATGCAGGACAGCTACGggcagcgcatcgcgcgcgtgcaagatCTGTATGGCACAGAGGCTCCCGGGAGCGTGTCCAAAGCACTGCTCCACGGCACGCCGGTGGAGCATGTggcagagcgcgaggcgcagcgcgcccagcTCCAGTCGCAcgtcgcgacgctgcacaacaCGCTCGCACatgtgccgcgcattgGCGAGCTGCGTATCCTCGACCTAAAATCCAACCATCTCGGCGCGAGTGTCGCGTGGCTTGGGCACGCGCTGAAAGCGAACAGgacgctgcgtgtgctgaGCGTGAATGAGAATCAAGTGCCGCCCGAAgggctcgccgagctcgcgAGCGCGCTTTGGTACAACCGCACGCTCGAAACGCTCGACCTCGGCAGGAATCCGTGCTGCGGCCCGGATTTGGCCGGcgtccttgcgctgcgtgtcctcctcgccgtgcaccccggcctgcgccgcgtctttcTGCCCGAGACGCAGCTTACCTCAGGCGcgtttgtcgcgctcgccgagtgCTTGCCCGACGCACACACGCTGCACCATTTGGACCTCTCGCGAAATTCGCTCAGCTTGGTGGGCATCATGGCCTTGGAGCTCGCCATGCGCGAGAACATTACGATGCGGTGCCTCGACTTGACCATCGACcccagcgacgaggagacGGTGCCGATCGCGCGTAAAATCTACCAGGTCTGCGTCGCGAATAccgaggcggcgcaggcgcgcgccgcgaacgatgcgcatgcgcggcagattggcgcgccgctcgctgccTCGGCACTGGGCGCGGCCctgcgtgcggcaagcgccgcgccgacgctcGCAGAGGCGCTCGtggtggcgcggcgcgtcttggaGGATGCAGACGGGGGCAAGACGCTgtttgcgcttgccaaggcACAGTCCACGCTCTTGCATGTACTACAGCAGACTACCGATGCGGAAGAAGGCCTCTTTGACGAAGCGCTCCGTGTCAACGAAGCGCTTCTCTGTGCCATTGACGCGTACAAAAGCGGGGGCGATACCGAAACGCGCGCTACGCGCCCGCCGGCGCGGCCGACGCTGGACACGGACCtcgtgcagcagctcgaaTCGCCGCGGAGTCCGAACGTACAGCGTGCGAATGGACTGCTCACAGAGGAAAGCGAGGTGTTCCGCATGACCAAGAACCTCGAGGCGGAGCACGACGGCCCTGCCCACGTTTCGCCTGATCACGAGTCGAATCCTGCGCGCCACATGCTTGCGGAGCAGTTTTACGACGAGGACAAGACCGGCGCCGAGTTGCGGCACGAAATTTTGGAAGCGACACACCACGATGTGGCCTGA
- a CDS encoding uncharacterized protein (COG:S; BUSCO:EOG09260C5W; EggNog:ENOG503NU4V): protein MAERGGAASPDTLRPDLVLDDAELQEAVQQDQSAVFLLQFLTRAEAALSVSTKDSDAFVAQALRLCGACCGDKRPPLEVSVGRSARQLIARCLVLIYSEAPARRGVLDAVGALHASLHEPVCHDTLARHVSALFVISELLRAFPDETALAHDELLPLCVRLAKASASPVLARYYALLLLERVLLQSMRELGKKELHKVLKHALGEQAGPVVRGAARCLAALAQTSASFAARSDVEAMLAQCARLCNDADVCTRRALAHLGAALLAQTQRGGAQATRSDELGVKASTAASLFTTAEMLSMLQALFSRVSHARARNGVLQIYAALFARQGVAWLETHYDEVLHHLVYDLGARVAAALPSFEAACMRGGVRMLLQAYLCNSLSEPAKERAAAALHRVVFSLWPPPTPSVAPPSDAALCLALELCAALVAELGGLARALQEILYEPIVRLLAHPQRAVQVRAAWWLRLVCSVEPSLLAPCYTQLLHFVRRDVAALSTPQHDRGVSLRARLAGHSVALGALVPVAASHPLYALNEDAEDVFALATDLLHHVAHHGLSEAAAATHAAWTLIGSLFALGPLFARPHIPRLLTLWRNALTLPTLPTAANFSDAAWVFLFQVRHGALAALLSFLMHGGTALLTNETSRRVAAMLSNVLAFLDGFAAHLRASRATLVPGADDGAGHLLCEREPLLRAYTLRCFTQLADHPALHVLQRNLVSLALQTFCKPDRLCGSAAQAAISARSGAFRHLWDVQDQYAFGVTSLLSLSATHLDAWSATFVSAAFRCAPAPPLDTQEAVGEALDALAHTPVLGALENEPSAVYLVPPFPAPDAYTVLSPYAPAPPPARTAQVDAAIELFAAIFAFQERDTQVAAVEYMHAACTSSRADRDAGRTMALYANATVALLGALRTASAAPLSRARRPAGLNNDRVNSAIRLVAQTSLLEGDLVLRDAAAELYGRLAALVGSQGVAAQVQFLVEQILDNRHADARASCALAAGQLYCLVGGLHASPLTQTMSSLLLSLSADPHPAVHHAALHALFCVVDAASLGYQPYVNSTLGLMAQLYAAATHEPEGGSAGSSNLRVRYPAYAPLASVVSAVVGVLGSDLLESPSKRSLLYALLFQLARDAGAGSCAQTEALQGVQRLGLIVPHMLETRAWAQLLFHHVEHGDLALQRAAATGYYQMAQRGTRWLVEYGGSVLLQTLLVQLDRQPSLAPIRQLMLVWLQQSAPTRACAWIDLCAAVVLTPELFGAASSTVAAAATGHAEDEEAASLQRESGAAPVRAITGWRTQLFVLQCVHHVFRAVRADAAAAAEHLGAHTCANDARVMSSRVPELIKVAFNASTAAHRAVRLQGLAVLRDVMESFAATRDPHFPDAQLLVQYQAPLAAALTPAFGADSSPEVLAAALAVCAAYLISGVSQKDLATNRIAKLLLAARRALDDPAMASLGEMQSLSPNAVAYVKIAVLHAWARLALAQAQVPLLGEVLGPNMEQLAAAWATALTEYAVLRETEHGAVLGASAMLPRMRANSLMTELVQKQMLSYFAGAWPTMLQALTTVLASDEGVRGALQKSTPFFAMYGLALEMLCAALECPSTDRSVVRIVLASLNVLAQCADEVLLDPRLFAELLQLAVRAFLVADMPIQLGMLTIVRTLSLTLRERLLEDEDGMVHDAHFTRSKLGLLLHAVYAFLQRIPALPRESSEKSSLLSAAWHTFADMLSVCTRAVQHDVLALAFHTSAEQIRREDDTAAALGPSLFVLGALARAACHVADTAMQRTLQGYLTAMLDVSDAMRSRSGEIAACKSRNTLVSVSLVLAALDARLAVSSEVVEQFAFLLTKQLDMGREASMVGLQCMRIMMQAASSPEAMQSSMLCVGHCTAPLIAFLAKESAGEAHAAGIDTLLLLVDVLADDRAAAFCIVLPVLVAFLAHAPHHGPSAAQRALVSARVVDMAREHASEFKHATAALDEPARNTLHDALRCAMRIPSAPAAAQKATARISLKTFGA, encoded by the coding sequence ATGGCCGAgcgaggcggcgcggcatcgCCAGATACCCTGCGTCCCGACCttgtgctggacgatgcagagctgCAGGAAGCAGTGCAGCAGGACCAGTCGGCCGTATTTCTACTCCAGTTTCtcacgcgcgccgaagcagCGCTCTCGGTGTCGACCAAAGACAGCGATGCATTTGTCGCGCAAGCCCTGCGGCTCTGCGgtgcatgctgcggcgaCAAGCGTCCGCCCCTCGAAGTGTCAGTAGGAAGAAGTGCGCGGCAGCTTATTGCGCGGTGCCTTGTCCTTATTTACAGCGAAGcgccagcacgccgcggcgtacTGGACGctgtcggcgcgctgcatgcgtcGCTGCACGAGCCAGTGTGCCATGAtacgcttgcgcgccatgtaTCTGCGCTTTTCGTGATTTCTGAGCTACTGCGCGCCTTTCCCGACGAgaccgcgcttgcgcacgacgAACTATTGCCGCTGTGCGTCCGCCTTGCGAAAGCGAGCGCGAGTcccgtgcttgcgcgctacTATGCGTTACTGCTTCTTGagcgtgtgctgctgcagagcatgcgcgagcttgGCAAGAAAGAGCTGCACAAAGTGCTGAAGCacgcgctgggcgagcagGCAGGCCCTgttgtgcgcggcgctgcgcggtgcctcgcggcacttgcgcagaCGAGTGCGagctttgcagcgcgcagcgacgtaGAAGCGATGCTTGCACAGTGTGCGCGTCTGTGTAATGATGCGGAcgtgtgcacgcgccgcgcgcttgcgcacctcggcgccgcgctgcttgctcaaacgcagcgcggcggcgcacaagccacgCGAAGCGACGAGCTGGGCGTGAAAGCGTCTACTGCAGCGTCTCTCTTTACCACTGCAGAGATGCTGAGCATGCTACAGGCGTTATTCTCCCGCGTatcgcatgcgcgcgcgcggaacgGCGTGCTCCAAATctacgcggcgctttttgcgAGGCAGGGCGTTGCGTGGCTGGAGACGCACTACGACGAGGTGCTGCACCACCTTGTTTACGACCTCGGCGcccgcgtcgctgctgcgcttccCTCCTTTGAGGCGGCGTGCATgcgtggcggcgtgcgcatgctgctgcaagCGTACTTGTGCAATTCGCTCTCTGAGCCCGCCAAagagcgtgccgctgcggcgctgcaccgcgtcgTTTTTAGTCTGtggccgccgccgacgccgtCTGTCGCCCCTCCtagcgacgcggcgctgtgccttgcgctcgagctgtgcgccgcactggtcgccgagcttggcggcctcgcgcgcgcgctccaggAAATCTTGTACGAGCCCATCGTgcgcttgctcgcgcatccgcagcgtgccgtacAAGTGCGTGCGGCCTGGTGGCTGCGGCTTGTGTGCAGCGTAGAGCcgtcgctgcttgcgccgtgctATACGCAGCTCCTGCActttgtgcgccgcgacgttgcggcgctgagcacgccgcagcacgaccgcggcgtgtcgctgcgcgcgcgcctcgctggCCACAGTgttgcgctgggcgcgctgGTGCCTGTCGCGGCGTCGCATCCTCTCTATGCGCTCAATGAGGACGCCGAGGACGTGTTTGCCCTCGCGACGGACCTTTTGCaccacgtcgcgcaccacgGCCTGAGCGAGGCggccgccgcgacgcacgccgcatgGACGCTGATCGGCTCGCTTTTTGCCCTCGGCCccctctttgcgcgcccCCACATCCCCCGCCTCTTGACGCTCTGGCGCAACGCCTTGACGCTGCCCACGCTTCCGACCGCCGCCAACTTtagcgacgcggcgtgggTCTTTTTGTTTCAGGTacgccacggcgcgcttgccgctcTCCTGAGCTTTCTCATGCacggcggcacggcgctATTGACGAACGAGacgtcgcgccgcgtagCTGCAATGCTGAGCAATGTGCTTGCGTTCCTCGATggctttgcggcgcacctcCGCGCGTCCCGCGCAACGCTCGTGCCCGGCGCGGACGACGGCGCGGGGCATCTGCTTTgcgagcgcgagccgctcttgcgcgcgtatacattgcgctgctttaCGCAGCTTGCGGACCATCCGGCGCTCCAcgtcctgcagcgcaaccTCGTCTccctcgcgctgcagaccTTTTGCAAGCCCGACCGCCTCTGCgggagcgctgcgcaagccgcgatcagcgcgcgcagcggcgcattccGCCACCTGTGGGACGTGCAGGACCAGTACGCGTTCGGCGTAACCAGCCTCTTGTCGCTTTCTGCCACGCACCTTGACGCGTGGAGTGCTACGTTTGTCTCTGCGGCATTCcgttgcgcgcctgcgccgccgctcgacacgcaagaagcggtgggcgaggcgctggacgcgcttgcacacacgcccgtacttggcgcgctcgagaaCGAGCCGAGCGCGGTGTACCTTGTCCCGCCATTTCCCGCTCCCGACGCCTACACGGTGCTCTCGCCGTacgcgcccgcgccgccgcccgcgcgcacggcccaaGTCGACGCGGCGATTGAGCTCTTTGCGGCGATCTTTGCGTTCCaggagcgcgacacgcAGGTCGCTGCCGTCGAGTACATGCACGCCGCATGTACATCCTCGCGCGCGGACCGCGACGCGGGGcgcaccatggcgctgTACGCCAACGCGAcggtcgcgctgctcggcgcgctgcgcacggcgagtgcggcgccgctgtcgcgtgctcggcgcccCGCGGGCCTGAACAATGACCGTGTGAATAGCGCGATTCGGCTGGTTGCACAAACATCGCTGCTCGAAGGCGAcctcgtgctgcgcgacgctgcggcggaGCTGTACGggcgccttgcggcgctggttGGCTCCCAAGGCGTCGCGGCCCAAGTCCAGTTCCTCGTGGAGCAGATTCTGGACAACCGCCatgcagatgcgcgcgcgagctgtgcgcttgccgctggCCAGCTGTACTGCCTTGTGGGTGGTCTGCATGCGTCACCGCTGACCCAGACCATGAGCAGCCTGCTCCTCTCCCTCTCTGCCGATCCGCACCCTGCGGTGcaccacgccgcgctgcacgcgctaTTTTGCGTGGTGGACGCAGCGAGTCTTGGGTACCAGCCGTACGTGAACAGCACCTTGGGCCTCATGGCGCAGCTGTATGCCGCGGCCACGCACGAGCCCGAAGGCGGCAGTGCGGGAAGCAGCaacttgcgcgtgcgctaCCCAGCGTACGCGCCGCTAGCGAGCGTCGTGAGCGCTGTTGTCGGTGTGCTCGGCTCCGACCTGCTGGAGTCGCCGTCGAAGCGCTCGCTCCTCTatgcgctcctctttcAGCTCGCACGCGACGCGGGCGCGGGAAGTTGCGCGCAgaccgaggcgctgcagggcgtgcagcgcctcggtcTTATTGTGCCGCACATGCTGGAGACGCGTGCGTGGGCGCAGCTTCTCTTTCACCacgtcgagcacggcgacctggcgctgcagcgtgccgccgcgacGGGCTACTACCAAAtggcccagcgcggcacacgctGGCTTGTGGAGTACGGCGGGAgtgtgctgctgcaaacGCTTTTGGTGCAGCTCGACCGGCAGCCGAGCCTTGCGCCTATCCGCCAGCTGATGCTTGTGTGGCTCCAGCAGTctgcgccgacgcgcgcgtgcgcgtggATTGATCTGTGTGCTGCGGTGGTGCTTACGCCCGAGCTGtttggcgctgcgagcAGCACTGTTGCGGCCGCTGCCACGGGCCAcgccgaggacgaggaggcggcgtcgctgcagcgcgagtcgggcgccgcgcccgtGCGTGCCATCACGGGGTGGCGTACGCAGCTATTTGTGCTCCAGTGCGTGCACCACGTAtttcgcgcggtgcgtgcggacgcggctgcggctgcggagcaccttggcgcgcacacaTGCGCCAACGACGCGCGGGTAATGAGCAGCCGCGTGCCCGAGCTCATCAAGGTCGCCTTTAATGCGagcactgcggcgcaccgcgccgtgcgtctGCAAGGCCTCGCTGTGCTGCGTGACGTGATGGAGAGCTttgctgcgacgcgcgatcCGCATTTCCccgatgcgcagctccttgtGCAGtaccaagcgccgctggctgCGGCACTTACGCCCGCCTTTGGCGCGGACAGCTCGCCGGAAGTGCTTGCGGCGGCCCTTGCCGTTTGTGCAGCGTACCTTATCAGCGGCGTGTCGCAGAAAGACTTGGCGACGAACCGCATCGCAAAGCTtttgcttgctgcgcggcgcgcgctcgacgaccCCGCGATGGCGTCGCTGGGCGAGATGCAGAGCCTGTCGCCGAACGCGGTGGCCTATGTGAAAATTGCGGTGCTCCATGCGTgggcgcggcttgcgcttgcgcaagcgcaagtgccgctcctcggcgaggtgcttggTCCGAACAtggagcagcttgccgctgcgtggGCCACGGCACTGACAGAGTACGCGGTGCTCCGCGAGAcggagcatggcgcggtgcttggcgcgtcTGCGATGCTTCCGCGCATGCGTGCCAACAGCCTCATGACCGAGCTCGTGCAGAAGCAAATGCTAAGCTACTTTGCCGGGGCGTGGCCGACTATGCTCCAGGCGCTCACCACCGTCCTCGCGAGCGACGAGGGCGTGCGtggagcgctgcagaaaaGCACGCCGTTTTTTGCCATGTAcggccttgcgctcgagatgctctgcgctgcgctggagtGCCCTTCGACGGACCGCAGCGTGGTCCGCATTGTGCTTGCCTCGCTCaacgtgcttgcgcagtgcgccgacGAAGTGCTCTTGGACCCGCGTctctttgccgagctgctgcagcttgccgtgcgtgcattccTCGTGGCGGATATGCCCAtccagctcggcatgctcaccattgtgcgcacgctcagcctcacgctgcgcgagcgtctgctcgaggacgaggacgggatggtgcacgacgcgcactTTACGCGCTCGAAACTCGGTCTCCTCCTCCATGCGGTGTACGCATttctccagcgcatccCTGCGCTCCCGCGCGAGAGCAGCGAGAAAAGCAGCTTGctgagcgccgcgtggcaCACGTTTGCGGATATGCTCTCcgtgtgcacgcgcgccgtccagcACGACGTCCTTGCGCTGGCCTTCCACACGAGCGCCGAGCAGATCCGGCGCGAGGACGAtaccgccgcggcgctcggcccGTCGCTTTTtgtccttggcgcgcttgcgcgcgcagcgtgccatGTAGCCGATacggcgatgcagcgcacgttGCAGGGCTACCTCACCGCCATGCTTGATGTGAGcgatgcgatgcgctcgcggtCTGGCGAGattgcagcgtgcaagAGCCGGAACACGTTGGTGAGTGTGAGTCttgtgctcgccgcgctcgacgcgcgcctcgctgtGAGCAGCGAGGTGGTGGAGCAGTTTGCTTTTCTCCTTaccaagcagctcgacatGGGCCGCGAAGCGTCCATGGTGGGCCtgcagtgcatgcgcaTCATGATGCAGGCCGCGAGCAGCCCAGAGGCCATGCAGTCGTCCATGCTTTGCGTCGGgcactgcaccgcgcccCTCATTGCATTTCTCGCGAAGGAGAGCGCgggcgaggcgcacgccgcgggCATCGatacgctgctgctgcttgtcgatgtgcttgccgacgaccgcgccgccgctttttgcATCGTGCTTCCCGTCCTGGTCGCGTtcttggcgcacgcgccgcaccacggcccaagcgcggcgcagcgcgcgctggtttcagcgcgcgtcgtcgacatggcgcgcgagcacgCGAGCGAATTCAAGCACGCcaccgcagcgctcgacgagcccgCGCGGAAtacgctgcacgacgcgctgcgctgcgcgatgcgcattcccagcgcgccggccgccgcgcaaaaagccACCGCGCGGATTTCGCTAAAAACCTTTGGCGCGTAA